The region GCTCTACTACCTCCATTGTGTTCTAAGACTTCCTtagaattgaaacaaatttgttaaaaaatatataccaaATGGGatataattgttataaaaatcaattacaaagtgtaatataaaaattttaaagtatTTAAAACTCGATCATCCGACATTGAAGCTTTGACGAAGCTGTTTGCAGTGAAGTTTCAGCCTCTGCCAAAATAAAAGCATGCTAATATCAAATTAAATGGAATCATGTAATTTGTTTTGAGGCTAATTTCCGAGGAATGCACAGgaaattcatcaatttaaaacaaattcaGTTTAATCTATTCGTGTAATCTACAAAAGTCTATATAGCAATAAATCAGTGATTCGTCTATACACTATTAATTCGAActaaaataattcatcaaatttttttttaaaattagatTAATTACATCATTTGTAATAAACTAAGGGATCGTACTGTATTCATATGCTTGAATACTTTTTCTCATACAACTTATGTACTGTGTCAGAAATTCGTTATTAGAGTTGAACGAACTAATTCGATAACCGATATTACGGCCAATTTATGTTATAGTTTATTCTGACTACGTTTGAGGTTgaagtttgatttttatttggtTTGTAACGTTGCTTAAATTTGTATGATAAAACAGAAAGTATACACATAAAGACTTCATGTTCCACTCACTTGTTCTCTTGTAACAAGCTTAATCTTATTTTGGTTCTCTGCCAACAATaaggatattttgaaaaacttgttgCAGTACTTCActggtaaaaatttcatgtcacTGAATGAACTTAAACGTGATATAGACGTTCCTggctattaattttttatttttatccaacaGAGAagaatgaatgcaaaaatgtatattcaaATGATTATTGATGATTGTCTAATCACCAATGTAATATCAGAGTTCTACCTTAGCACTGCAATTTGAGCACAAAATCTGAATTTCTGAagagaataaataatcatgcagaaaataatcatattttgatacaaaaatataattctacTCTCAATCTAATCATTTACCCGGTCTCCTAACGTCAATGCTTGACTTTATaacaagaaattattttatggGATAAAGTAATCTTCATTTTGTACGTCGTTAATCgaatatgaatgaatgtaAAACAACACCAATCCCACAATATGTATAGACTCATAAATGTCCAGAAGTAAGCGGACAACCTCAGTAAGTAAGTAATCTTAAAttattcgtttaaaaattatgagaTATGCCTAATTGAGTTGGAAATATGCACAAATTTTTGGTTACATCTATACGTAAGCTGTCCAATGTCATACAATACAACCAGGGATGATTTGAACGCGATATATTTACTGTCTACAATATCATAATATGAACAATATTTATACCCcatttaaaagaaaatgtcTCATGATCAGCGGTGGATTCTCGATTAATAGACATAATcagtaatattaatattaatgtaaAGATAATGATTAAACCaatgtttaattaaaaaattcatgggAAAGGGGTAGAGCTTGGAGTCCATATTTCTTAGACAAGTCTTGTCTTCCATGTAAGATCAATTTCAACATAGTAACCTGATAACTCAGCACCAGGAGAAGAAAGGGCTCTTGTTCTGGAAGCGTTGTGTAAAATTGTCGGAAAAGGAAAACAGCTTCGGCCCACCATTACCGCCTTTAGCTCTGTAACATACCGAGGTAAGTTGAGGGCGTGATGTTTACTAGCCATTAAtacttgaaaatatattaattgAAGCCATAAAAGTACCTAATATCACATTTCAGAGAGGCAACATATGGTATCAGTTTACGACCATGAGATATAACTTTTCAAACCACAAGGACATGAGTTTGTGAGTAAATACTTTGAAAACAACAACACAGAAAGCTGTAGTTGGTGACTAtgttaatttataaaaataatttaaaatatacatactttTCAACAATGACAGCTGGCATTTGCACAAGTTGTACAGGGCTTTTGGAATCTTTAAGCGCCTGTTGCAAATTGAGAATCTGACCTCGCATCACACTCATTTGCTTATCGAAGTGATGTTTATCAAATCCCTTGTCCTGCTATTGTAAACATTATTTCCCATTACACTGAATTAAACGAAACTAATCTGTAgcattttataaattatatcagAAATGGAGAAGCAACttactttgaataattgatgCAGATCATCGCAGAGATCTTGGACAAAGTTGTGGTCAGATAGTTGAGGGAGGACTAATTCTCGTGTAGCCTCACTAAAAGGTTCTTTGGCTTGACTAAGCCATGCCCAATGGTAAGGATATGCCCTCCAAGAGTCAGGATGCTTAAATGGAAATGCCAATCCATTATCTATAGCCGCTATCTTAACTTCACCGGGCTCTGCTTCAGTTTTTCCACCAGCGTCATATCGAATAAGCCAATTATCATTtcctaaaaaaatttaggacaataataaaattagtgCATAATTTGCAGCATGTTTTCAAATATAAGAACACATATGGAATTTATTTTGATCGTGCACTATTCTATCAATTCATACCTCGGTCGGTGTTGCGAATGATATAATCCAAAACTACCAGTCGTTCAAATTGGAGTTGAAACTGACGTGCAAGACGGGGAGGCAATGGTTCGTTTTCCCACCTGCGTAGCCAGTAATCTGCATCTTTATAACTGTCTACAAAGCATTGAAAGGATCCGATTTTAGGGGGTAAGCCAATGCGATTGAAATGTGAACCAACTATTGGCATAGCTTCCATTATTGCACGTTTCATTCGCGCCTTTTGCCGGTCTATACGAGGATAATAGAATGTTTCGCTGACCAGCTTGACAACTCTGGTATTAGGTACAACACCTAGACCCAATTTTCTGTCGACAAGACTGGCTCCTGCTTCACTAAGGTACCCTTGATTAGGGATTAAGCAGCTTCGTCCAAAGCAGCAAGGACAACACAATTTGTGCATCCATTTTGTCCACTTGGGATTCAATCTTCCATAGGGCTCCTCATCTTTTGGTTTGAACACTCCAATTATTTTCTGCAAATATGTGTAGATTATGCATGAATCAAACTGTTTATAGACACTTCAATAGTTTATTCTCAATCTCAAACTGTTTTACAAACAATTAACATAGGTATCAAATCAGAAGTCAGAAGTCACAGCAAATAATATATCTTTGTTGATGACTTCAACTTAGCATAACAGCTGTTGTCGATTAATTGGTGGATGGTGCAGAAACATGCGGTAAATTGATTGGTTTGAATTCTTATTTGTTATTCATTGTGTACGTTGAACTTTTGCGACTTAGTTAGCCGATCAGTTTTGTCTCTTAAATGAGATTTGTAAATCGCCGATGCTTTTGGTTTTAAaagttatatttttaaataatatagtTTCGAATGAGTGTGTTTGATGatggtttaaaaaattgctgGTTTGGCAATATTTACATTTGTAATTGAGATTTCATGTGGCAATGTATAAATCATAACTCGAGGGTATATTTTACTCACATTAGCtggatttttaacaaaataacTACCACTCGAGCCCTGGTAAATTCTATCTGGAAAAATTCCATGGTCTATTGCACACTCGGCTTGCCAAACAAGTTCTGAAAACTGTGGatcatctgaaataaaaatatgactTTAAAGTATAATCATTAACTATCCAGAGTTCCgagattaataatcttttagGTCAATAGTTGTAATCTCATATAAAAATTGCGACACTATTAAGGAATTATATAACTTATAAATTATGGCTTTAAATATATTCAACTATGTTCAAATAAATCGTGAGCAGAGAACAATGAATAAGTAAGGAAAAtatattctgaaaataatataatgaacCTGGAAAACGGTTGAAGGTGACATCGAGCTCCAGACGACCGAGGAGAGGCTGGCTCTCCCGATCGATGCCTGGGGAATCAATGATTGGAGTTTGATCGTTGCTCAGTCCTGGTATGAATTCAACGTCCGGTACAAGTTCTGGAGGAACGACAAAAGTCTGCTGATTCGAATCGAGGGTGAGAGAGAGATCGACCAAAGCGTCAGTCTCGACGAGGTTAGAATTATTGTTGTTCTTGCTTTGGTATTCTCGGTAAGGCACGTGCAGCTGCCGCTGTTCGGAGTCGCTCATCACAGCCCACTTCTATGTGATTGATCAACAGTTTCGAACTACCGACTACGAATAGTTAACCAATGAAAATCTACCTATTTGACATTCCTCTATACCACCTGTCAGTGACACACGAGATTAAACGCGTATTTTTCCACTACTTGTCACATTTGGTTATCCGCGAGACGTAAATCGgcaaatattgaaatgcgataaatttttattatttgggtatactttatttacaaaaatcatCCATACAACGCGTGTCGGTAAAAAGATGTGCAGGCCTCACGATTAACGAAAATAATGTTCCGTCATTGTAGCAGACGGAACAGCTGACTCAACGCGACCATATTGCTATCGCTGAGGATAAATACACTGTATATTTACTGACTATTCATCGTCGCTCTAGAATCTGATTgactttttctttatatactctgacgaaattgaaattttcagatagTGAGTTCATCATATAAAGAGACAGAAATGCTGCGAGAATTAATATAACAACTATTTTATGcgatttaaatttcttgaagtGCGCCCTCCATATTGTTACAATGCATTGTGGGATAATTTTAGCTATCGCcgagcggaaaaaaaaagaactaatAGACCTGTCGCGTTTGTCAACCTGTCACCTGTCGTCACAATTGAATTACGGTTAGGTTTGGTTAGGACAGGGATGCCGATCCTGCTGTACCCCATAATTACGTTTATACATACGTTGATATCCAACGATAATAATCACTGACGCGGCCTACCTCAGCAAAGACAGATGTATGTACGTAAGAATTTTACTCCTGAGCTTAACCCGCGGGGAGACGTAATCccgaaaatattatcatttttttcatgagGTTTTATATCCGATTATTTGGTCAGGATTCAGAGAATGGTAACTGGTAGTAAACAGGTCGGAGGTTGAGTACAATTCTTAGAATTCAGAATAATAACAACGTCCCTGTGACTGAATGCGTGAGTGAATGTAGGACGCTTATCAACTAGCATTGGGTTAAGCGAGTTGAACATCATTCTTCTCTGGGCATTTATGCCTGTTGTTTACTACCACGGGGTAGCTTGAACCTCTcttattgaatttaattttagtaatttattatacaaatatttattattactgaattgtacatatacatctatatatagatttattcattattatactTACACTCAATTTAACATCACGCgttcaaaaatgtttcaatttcgCAAGGATAACATATTTTTCGTGTGTATGACAGTAGGATTGGCTCTCGTTGCTTCTAAGTACCGTAACAACGTGCTGCGAAGCTTGAGGCAGTTCTGCCAGAACGTATtcctttttaataaaaatttaagtaTCGAAGATAGAAACTTTTACGTCGAGTCAGATAAAGTGATTTTGGTAAAATCCCCTGAGAAATGCGATTACGCCTTGCAGCGTATTCGTCAGTAAGTACACACTCTGTATTTATCccattcattttatttattcaacatgTCATTATAATCTCCTCCCTCTATTTGTCCGCTGGACTTATCAtgtgtgtatttattttttacagtgaATTATCAGACGGAGTGTTGGGATTTGATTGCGAATGGGTCAATGATGAACGTGTTTCCTTGTTGCAATTGGCTACTTCCAACGGACTGTGTGTCCTTTTCCGCCTCGACAAAATCGGCTATGTTCCCGGCAAGCTTAAGGTGCCGATTCTGATCGCATCTCATCttatttatgtaatattaGCTTTCATAAAAATCCCCTATTATCAATGTACAGGAATTGTTGTCGAACAAGCGCGTACTCAAGGTTGGAGTGGCACCCTTCGACGATGGAAGGAAGTTGACCAGAGATTTCGGCTGTCATGTGTACGGAACTCTGGATCTTAGAGAACATGCCAGAAGACTAGGCATTGCCAATGCAACAGGATTAGCCGCACTCTGCAAGGAGTATTTGGGCATAGAAATGGACAAAAATGCAGCAGTGAGACGCAGCAACTGGAACGCTGATTCTCTCACTAAGGAACAAATTAATTATGCCGCGTCCGATGCATTTGCCGCAGTCCTAATTTATCACCaagtgagaaataaaaaaaaatttcactgtcttatttacaattactatcgtgattcaaatattttaacagTTTCCAACCTTGTTTCACATTTAATTTAACGATGTGCAGATGCTGAACAGAGCCCAACAACAACGGTCTTTATGGGGTAACTTTGTTATAAATCTAAAGAATATTTGGGATCAGTCCAATGAGGACAAACTGCTTAATCTACCGCAGGGAGAGCTAGATATGAGGTCTGTTTCTGTTCTGATTCTTTACCTCTTACAATACAACTAACACTACACATTTTTCATGCTATACCAAATTCAggtaattgaaaagaaatttttcttctctaggTTCAGGGCTAACCCAAACAacttaattcaaaaaaataatcaggaAACTAATAACACCAACTTGAAAATCAAGAACAAATCGACCGTAGTGACGAGAAACAAACCACTGTATCATAATTGTTATTTGCAAGCACCGGACGGTGATACGTTGTGTACTTGTGATCACAAAAAAGCGACATGGTACGTTGAGAAGGGACTGGGAACCGTGGTGCAGGAGGAACCCTACACTGTAAGATTAAAATTCGAACCGTCCGGAAGAGCCCAGGGCGAAGTTGGACGATATTATACGCAGGTCAAGATAAACCGTTGCGTTGTTTGTGGAGCGACGGATAAATTCATAAGAAAAAACGTCGTACCTAGAGAATATCGAAAATACTTTCCTGGTGAGCATAAATATTTGACAGTAAATATGTGATTGGTGTTGgctgaaaacaaatttgaacaattttaagTAATCaatcgaataaataattttcagtggTCATGAAGGAACATCAGTCTCACGACGTATTACTGCTTTGCCCGACTTGTCATCAAATTAGTAACATGCAAGATATTCGCATGCGAAAGCGATTAGCTGAAATGTGCGACGCCCCGTTATCTGGACCATCCATAAGTGTAGATGATGCCTACCAAAGCCATTGGAGAAGACTCCGTTCTGCTGTACGAGCTCTTCGGAAAGAGTCTAGTCTTCCCAATCAGAGACGTCTGATATTGGAATCACACGTTTCTGAACTAACTGGACATAAGGAAATAACGCCGCAGTTACTGGATGAGCTTGATCAGCAAATAAAAGCAACGCAGCCCTCAGTATCTGTGCAAACGGGTCGTACGCCACACGGGTTGAAGGTATCTACCAATAGTTTCAACATCCCTTTAACCATTTGCACCTATCTAAATGACACGAAATTTATACAGGTTGTAGAGCATTTTGAAAGTCAACCTGGCGGTCTTGTCGAGTTGGAACAGCTTTGGAGAGAGCACTTTTTATCAGCAATGGAGCCAAAGTATATGCCCGAATTGTGGTCAGTCTGCCACAATCAGGAGCGTCTACTAATCCGTCTACAGCAACGCAGGATAGAACCACAAGATGCGAAATTGGCCGGGATACTTGAAAACGACCAAAAGATCAGCTGCCATGCGTAAACGTGACATTTCCTACGTAAATAACcgattatttttagaataTAATATTCCCTGCGGTTACtacatgtttttatttttttttcctgcataTCATTTATTCACGTTACATTCTTTATAACTT is a window of Neodiprion fabricii isolate iyNeoFabr1 chromosome 6, iyNeoFabr1.1, whole genome shotgun sequence DNA encoding:
- the LOC124184860 gene encoding phosphatidylinositol 4-kinase type 2-alpha isoform X2 translates to MSDSEQRQLHVPYREYQSKNNNNSNLVETDALVDLSLTLDSNQQTFVVPPELVPDVEFIPGLSNDQTPIIDSPGIDRESQPLLGRLELDVTFNRFPDDPQFSELVWQAECAIDHGIFPDRIYQGSSGSYFVKNPANKIIGVFKPKDEEPYGRLNPKWTKWMHKLCCPCCFGRSCLIPNQGYLSEAGASLVDRKLGLGVVPNTRVVKLVSETFYYPRIDRQKARMKRAIMEAMPIVGSHFNRIGLPPKIGSFQCFVDSYKDADYWLRRWENEPLPPRLARQFQLQFERLVVLDYIIRNTDRGNDNWLIRYDAGGKTEAEPGEVKIAAIDNGLAFPFKHPDSWRAYPYHWAWLSQAKEPFSEATRELVLPQLSDHNFVQDLCDDLHQLFKDKGFDKHHFDKQMSVMRGQILNLQQALKDSKSPVQLVQMPAVIVEKAKGGNGGPKLFSFSDNFTQRFQNKSPFFSWC
- the LOC124184860 gene encoding phosphatidylinositol 4-kinase type 2-alpha isoform X1, yielding MSDSEQRQLHVPYREYQSKNNNNSNLVETDALVDLSLTLDSNQQTFVVPPELVPDVEFIPGLSNDQTPIIDSPGIDRESQPLLGRLELDVTFNRFPDDPQFSELVWQAECAIDHGIFPDRIYQGSSGSYFVKNPANKIIGVFKPKDEEPYGRLNPKWTKWMHKLCCPCCFGRSCLIPNQGYLSEAGASLVDRKLGLGVVPNTRVVKLVSETFYYPRIDRQKARMKRAIMEAMPIVGSHFNRIGLPPKIGSFQCFVDSYKDADYWLRRWENEPLPPRLARQFQLQFERLVVLDYIIRNTDRGNDNWLIRYDAGGKTEAEPGEVKIAAIDNGLAFPFKHPDSWRAYPYHWAWLSQAKEPFSEATRELVLPQLSDHNFVQDLCDDLHQLFKQDKGFDKHHFDKQMSVMRGQILNLQQALKDSKSPVQLVQMPAVIVEKAKGGNGGPKLFSFSDNFTQRFQNKSPFFSWC
- the LOC124184858 gene encoding exonuclease 3'-5' domain-containing protein 2 is translated as MFQFRKDNIFFVCMTVGLALVASKYRNNVLRSLRQFCQNVFLFNKNLSIEDRNFYVESDKVILVKSPEKCDYALQRIRHELSDGVLGFDCEWVNDERVSLLQLATSNGLCVLFRLDKIGYVPGKLKELLSNKRVLKVGVAPFDDGRKLTRDFGCHVYGTLDLREHARRLGIANATGLAALCKEYLGIEMDKNAAVRRSNWNADSLTKEQINYAASDAFAAVLIYHQMLNRAQQQRSLWGNFVINLKNIWDQSNEDKLLNLPQGELDMRFRANPNNLIQKNNQETNNTNLKIKNKSTVVTRNKPLYHNCYLQAPDGDTLCTCDHKKATWYVEKGLGTVVQEEPYTVRLKFEPSGRAQGEVGRYYTQVKINRCVVCGATDKFIRKNVVPREYRKYFPVVMKEHQSHDVLLLCPTCHQISNMQDIRMRKRLAEMCDAPLSGPSISVDDAYQSHWRRLRSAVRALRKESSLPNQRRLILESHVSELTGHKEITPQLLDELDQQIKATQPSVSVQTGRTPHGLKVVEHFESQPGGLVELEQLWREHFLSAMEPKYMPELWSVCHNQERLLIRLQQRRIEPQDAKLAGILENDQKISCHA